One region of Verrucomicrobiia bacterium genomic DNA includes:
- a CDS encoding response regulator transcription factor, with protein sequence MKRILVIEDQAPMLRNLALLLEFEGYRVLTASDGREGLEVARRDKPDLVICDVMMPELDGFGVVRALRAEDETADIPFIFLTARGERADVRTGMNEGADDYLTKPVIREELLEAVATRLARAAAVRERIAQVRGGGGFHPDFSSHEPLRARLGLTPREAEVLLWVAQGKTNGDIATILGLSEKTVKQHLGSSFQKLGVETRTGATLQALEVLANPRG encoded by the coding sequence GAAACGGATTCTCGTGATCGAGGACCAGGCGCCGATGCTGCGGAACCTGGCGCTGCTGCTGGAGTTTGAGGGGTACCGGGTGCTGACGGCATCCGACGGGCGGGAGGGGCTCGAGGTGGCGCGGCGGGACAAGCCGGACCTGGTGATCTGCGATGTGATGATGCCGGAGCTGGACGGGTTCGGGGTGGTGCGGGCGCTGAGAGCGGAGGACGAGACGGCGGACATCCCGTTCATTTTTCTGACGGCGCGTGGCGAGCGGGCCGATGTGCGCACGGGGATGAACGAGGGGGCGGACGACTATCTGACCAAGCCGGTGATCCGGGAGGAGTTGCTGGAGGCGGTGGCGACGCGGCTGGCGCGGGCGGCGGCGGTGCGGGAGCGGATTGCGCAGGTGCGGGGCGGCGGCGGATTCCATCCGGATTTCAGTTCCCACGAGCCGCTTCGGGCGCGGCTGGGACTGACACCGCGGGAGGCGGAGGTGTTGTTGTGGGTGGCGCAGGGGAAGACCAACGGGGACATTGCGACGATCCTGGGGTTGTCGGAGAAGACCGTGAAACAGCATCTGGGGAGCAGCTTTCAGAAGCTGGGGGTGGAGACGCGCACCGGGGCGACCCTGCAGGCGCTGGAAGTGCTGGCGAATCCGCGGGGTTGA
- a CDS encoding VOC family protein, protein MKPAIPILRIFDEAKAREFYVAFLGFGVDWEHRFAEGMPLYVQVSRGECVLHLSEHFGDACPGGTVRIETPDLDAYLRGLRAAAYRHCRPGEPALQPWGLREIDLADPFGNTLILFAKPSGAG, encoded by the coding sequence ATGAAACCGGCAATACCCATTCTCAGGATCTTCGATGAGGCGAAGGCGCGGGAGTTTTACGTGGCGTTTCTGGGGTTCGGGGTGGATTGGGAGCATCGGTTTGCCGAGGGGATGCCGTTGTATGTGCAGGTGTCGCGGGGGGAATGCGTGCTGCACTTGTCGGAGCACTTCGGGGACGCGTGTCCGGGGGGGACGGTGCGGATCGAGACGCCGGATCTGGATGCCTATCTACGAGGTTTGCGGGCGGCGGCGTACCGGCATTGTCGTCCGGGCGAACCGGCGCTTCAGCCGTGGGGTCTGCGGGAGATCGACCTGGCGGATCCGTTTGGCAACACGCTGATCCTTTTCGCGAAGCCCTCCGGGGCGGGCTGA
- a CDS encoding thioredoxin family protein, with protein sequence MLRIRFWALIPIAWALLATPALAAQSTQVRLILPVESVAPGDRFLAGLEMTIRPGWHTYWRNGGDSGAPTSLNWKLPAFLSSEPILWPPPATYSDQGLVTFVHHKSVTLLVPFTVAPDAPHGPVTLEAAIQWLECEAVCVPGRATVRAELVVGPETRPSPHAALLAAAVGQLPPPLPEGAAVASWDGPADGEERTLFIRWRPPAGTGSPDFYPYEGDGFEVLTATEVRPGPEGVVTLRKQVRLFDGTWPEAVGGLLVLAHPGQVPSLAFDALLPISSDPGNVPAGASTALTASTPASASISLATAILFGFLGGIILNAMPCVLPVIALKILGFVRQAGGRPAEIRRHGYAYSVGVWVSFLVLAAVVIAVKATAGVAGWGMQFGNPVFLVLMTVLILLVALSLFGVFEINFTGRALDSAGNLASREGYSGSFFTGVLAVALATPCTAPFLAPALGYAFVADAATILIVFTAVALGLAAPYLLLSWQPAWLHFVPKPGRWMERFKVAMGFPMLATALWLYTLTARRFGEGGALWLGLFLVGLALAAWVWGEFVQRGRQRQGLAIAVALVVVAAFYGVALEKELQWRSPRASTPVPATTQSNSERIPWQPWSPEAVAAARAEGRPVFVEFTADWCLNCKLNERSSIEIPAVRARLREINGVPLKGDHTDYPPAITRELQRFQRAGVPLVVVYPRDPARDPIVLPSLLTPSIVLDALAEAAR encoded by the coding sequence ATGCTGCGGATTCGATTTTGGGCCCTCATCCCGATCGCCTGGGCCCTGCTCGCCACCCCCGCCCTCGCCGCTCAATCCACCCAGGTCCGCCTGATTCTCCCGGTCGAATCCGTCGCCCCGGGCGACCGCTTCCTCGCCGGTCTCGAAATGACCATCCGGCCCGGCTGGCACACCTACTGGCGCAACGGCGGCGATTCCGGCGCCCCCACTTCCCTCAACTGGAAGCTCCCCGCCTTCCTCTCTTCCGAACCCATCCTCTGGCCCCCGCCCGCCACCTACTCCGATCAGGGCCTGGTCACCTTCGTCCACCACAAGTCCGTCACCCTCCTCGTCCCCTTCACCGTCGCCCCGGACGCCCCCCACGGCCCGGTCACCCTCGAAGCCGCGATCCAGTGGCTCGAATGCGAAGCCGTCTGCGTCCCCGGACGCGCCACCGTCCGCGCCGAACTCGTCGTCGGCCCGGAAACCCGCCCCTCCCCCCACGCCGCCCTCCTGGCCGCCGCCGTCGGGCAATTGCCCCCTCCCCTGCCCGAAGGCGCTGCTGTGGCTTCCTGGGACGGACCCGCCGACGGCGAGGAACGTACCCTTTTCATCCGCTGGCGCCCCCCGGCCGGGACCGGTTCCCCGGATTTCTATCCCTACGAGGGCGACGGCTTCGAAGTCCTCACCGCGACGGAGGTTCGTCCCGGGCCGGAGGGCGTCGTCACACTCCGCAAACAGGTCCGGCTCTTCGATGGAACCTGGCCGGAAGCCGTCGGCGGCCTCCTGGTCCTCGCCCACCCGGGCCAAGTCCCGTCGCTCGCCTTCGACGCCCTTCTCCCAATCAGCAGCGACCCGGGCAATGTCCCCGCCGGTGCCTCCACCGCCCTGACCGCCTCGACACCCGCATCCGCCTCCATCTCCCTCGCCACGGCCATCCTCTTCGGCTTCCTGGGCGGGATCATCCTCAATGCCATGCCCTGCGTCCTCCCGGTGATCGCCCTCAAGATCCTCGGGTTCGTCCGCCAAGCGGGCGGACGCCCCGCCGAAATCCGCCGCCACGGCTACGCCTACTCGGTCGGAGTCTGGGTGTCGTTCCTTGTCCTGGCCGCCGTGGTGATCGCAGTCAAGGCCACCGCGGGTGTCGCCGGCTGGGGCATGCAGTTCGGCAATCCGGTCTTTCTCGTCCTGATGACGGTGCTGATTCTCCTGGTGGCCCTCAGCCTGTTCGGCGTCTTCGAAATCAACTTCACCGGACGTGCCCTCGACTCGGCAGGCAACCTCGCCAGCCGCGAAGGCTACTCCGGCTCGTTCTTCACCGGCGTCCTGGCCGTCGCCCTGGCCACCCCCTGCACCGCCCCCTTTCTGGCTCCGGCCCTCGGCTACGCCTTCGTCGCCGACGCCGCCACCATCCTGATCGTCTTCACCGCGGTGGCCCTCGGCCTCGCTGCCCCCTACCTGCTCCTGAGCTGGCAGCCCGCCTGGCTCCACTTCGTCCCCAAACCCGGCCGGTGGATGGAACGTTTCAAGGTCGCCATGGGCTTCCCCATGCTCGCCACCGCCCTCTGGCTCTACACCCTCACCGCCCGCCGCTTCGGCGAAGGCGGCGCCCTCTGGCTCGGACTCTTCCTCGTCGGCCTCGCCCTCGCCGCCTGGGTCTGGGGCGAATTCGTCCAGCGCGGTCGCCAACGCCAGGGCCTCGCCATCGCCGTCGCCCTGGTCGTCGTCGCCGCCTTCTACGGCGTCGCCCTCGAAAAGGAACTCCAATGGCGATCCCCTCGCGCCTCCACCCCCGTCCCAGCCACCACCCAGTCCAATTCCGAACGCATCCCCTGGCAGCCCTGGTCCCCCGAAGCCGTCGCCGCCGCCCGTGCCGAAGGCCGCCCCGTCTTCGTCGAATTCACCGCCGACTGGTGCCTCAACTGCAAACTCAACGAACGCTCGTCCATCGAGATCCCCGCCGTGCGCGCCCGGCTCCGTGAAATCAATGGGGTTCCCCTCAAGGGCGATCACACCGACTACCCGCCCGCCATCACCCGCGAACTCCAGCGCTTCCAACGCGCCGGCGTCCCCCTCGTCGTGGTCTATCCCCGTGACCCGGCCCGCGATCCCATCGTCCTGCCCTCCCTCCTCACCCCGTCGATCGTCCTCGACGCCCTCGCCGAGGCAGCCCGTTGA
- a CDS encoding PQQ-like beta-propeller repeat protein codes for MSRPPHSAPALLTLLLTLTVSSALASPDWPQFRGPDGNGHSPARNVPLRWTDSEHVAWKSAVPGQGWSSPVLAGQRLYLTAAIPGAGDTLSLAALAFDAATGSLLWQTDIFSQGQDAPAIHRKNSHASPTPIVAGSRLFVHFGHMGTACLDLDGAVVWRTNAFPYPPVHGNGASPILLGNRLIFTADGGQDPHVVALDPATGQLAWRTPRPPIELRQKFSFSTPTAILVRGRSQVVAPGSGLIAAYDPASGSELWRVQHGGYSVIPKPLFAHGLLYAGTGYNQPVALAIDPDGSGDITESNLRWSLNRGAGHTPSFLLVGDELYLLADNGVLTCVDARTGTLHYQERATGPISASPVFAEDRIYLLDEAGLGVVVAPGRTFQKLAENPIDERTLASYAVTDGTLFIRSESHLFRIAAP; via the coding sequence ATGTCGCGCCCGCCGCACTCCGCGCCCGCCCTCCTGACCCTCCTCCTCACCCTCACGGTCTCCTCCGCCCTCGCCTCCCCCGACTGGCCCCAGTTCCGTGGCCCCGATGGCAATGGCCATTCCCCCGCCCGCAATGTCCCCCTGCGCTGGACCGACTCCGAACACGTCGCCTGGAAGTCCGCCGTCCCCGGCCAGGGCTGGTCCTCCCCTGTCCTGGCCGGTCAACGCCTCTACCTCACCGCCGCCATTCCGGGCGCAGGTGACACTCTCTCCCTCGCCGCGCTCGCCTTCGACGCCGCCACCGGCAGCCTCCTCTGGCAGACCGACATCTTCTCCCAAGGCCAGGACGCCCCCGCCATCCACCGCAAGAACAGCCACGCCAGCCCCACCCCGATCGTCGCCGGCTCACGCCTGTTCGTGCACTTCGGACACATGGGTACCGCCTGCCTCGACCTCGACGGCGCCGTGGTCTGGCGCACCAACGCCTTCCCCTACCCGCCCGTCCATGGCAACGGCGCCTCCCCCATCCTCCTTGGCAATCGCCTGATCTTCACCGCCGACGGCGGCCAGGATCCCCATGTGGTCGCCCTCGATCCCGCCACCGGCCAGCTCGCCTGGCGCACCCCGCGTCCCCCCATCGAACTCCGCCAGAAGTTCTCCTTCTCCACCCCCACCGCCATCCTCGTCCGCGGCCGATCCCAGGTGGTCGCCCCCGGCAGCGGCCTCATCGCCGCCTATGACCCCGCCTCGGGTTCCGAACTCTGGCGCGTCCAGCACGGCGGCTACTCGGTCATCCCCAAACCTCTCTTCGCCCACGGCCTCCTCTACGCCGGCACCGGCTACAACCAACCCGTCGCCCTCGCCATCGATCCGGATGGCTCCGGCGACATCACCGAATCCAACCTTCGCTGGTCCCTCAATCGTGGCGCCGGCCACACCCCAAGCTTCCTGCTCGTCGGCGACGAACTCTATCTCCTCGCCGACAATGGCGTCCTCACCTGCGTCGATGCCCGCACCGGCACCCTGCACTATCAGGAACGCGCCACCGGCCCCATCTCCGCCTCCCCCGTCTTCGCCGAGGACCGCATCTACCTCCTCGATGAAGCCGGCCTCGGCGTCGTCGTCGCCCCCGGACGCACCTTCCAGAAGCTCGCCGAGAACCCCATCGACGAGCGTACCCTCGCCTCCTACGCCGTCACCGACGGCACCCTCTTCATCCGCTCCGAATCCCATCTCTTCCGGATCGCCGCTCCGTAA
- a CDS encoding MFS transporter, giving the protein MNIKKDGIAPNAGRLLWAGFMAILAAGVGFGIRGGILANWGAEFGFTGEQLGAINGAGFTGFCFGIIIGGVVCDKLGYGKLVIAAFAFHVLSAFVTFGATSGMEAATAYQFLYWGTFIFAVANGTLEAVSNPLVATLFPNNRTHYLNILHASWPAGLVLGGVIGWVLGEQFAWSWKAQLSLFLIPTIVYGVMFLGQHMPKSEASQKGLKLGEMFKDVGLLGALVVCFLLALFFSSALGVPTIISYLLAGALLIVVAVMTRFSWGAWLLFVLFIAHALVGAVELGTDGWIQNITGNILTPAEGKQLFVFTSMLMFLLRFCADFIEKKIGLSPVGLLLTCALLACVGLNLAAGIATFAGAIFALTIYAIGKTFFWPTMLAVVSDRFPRTGAIAISIMGGIGMMSAGLIGSPGLGYAKDRFAGATLEQANPALHAEYQAAQPSKFLFFAEAHGLDGRKLGEVQSKLAIARTELLAQGIRDPEQALARLTPDERTVIAASITGDRQTLRADSVIPAIMAAIYLGLLLYFKGIGGYRPVHLEGTDAAKVSH; this is encoded by the coding sequence ATGAACATCAAAAAGGACGGGATCGCACCCAACGCGGGGCGCCTTCTATGGGCCGGCTTCATGGCCATCCTCGCCGCCGGTGTCGGCTTCGGCATCCGCGGCGGCATCCTCGCCAATTGGGGCGCCGAATTCGGCTTCACCGGCGAACAGCTCGGGGCCATCAACGGCGCCGGCTTCACCGGGTTCTGCTTCGGCATCATCATCGGCGGCGTCGTCTGCGACAAACTCGGCTACGGCAAGCTGGTCATTGCCGCCTTCGCCTTCCACGTCCTCTCCGCCTTCGTCACCTTCGGCGCCACCTCCGGCATGGAGGCCGCCACCGCCTACCAGTTCCTCTACTGGGGCACCTTCATCTTCGCCGTTGCCAACGGCACCCTCGAGGCGGTCTCCAATCCGCTGGTCGCCACCCTCTTCCCCAACAACCGCACCCATTACCTGAACATCCTCCACGCGAGCTGGCCCGCCGGCCTCGTGCTCGGCGGTGTCATCGGCTGGGTGCTCGGCGAGCAGTTCGCCTGGTCCTGGAAGGCCCAGCTCAGCCTCTTCCTCATCCCCACCATCGTCTATGGCGTCATGTTCCTCGGCCAGCACATGCCCAAGTCCGAGGCCTCCCAGAAGGGCCTGAAGCTCGGTGAAATGTTCAAGGATGTCGGCCTCCTCGGCGCCCTCGTCGTCTGCTTCCTCCTCGCGCTCTTCTTCTCCAGCGCCCTCGGTGTCCCCACCATCATCTCCTACCTGCTGGCCGGCGCCCTCCTCATCGTGGTCGCCGTCATGACCAGGTTCTCCTGGGGCGCCTGGCTCCTCTTCGTCCTCTTCATCGCCCATGCCCTCGTCGGCGCCGTCGAACTCGGCACCGATGGCTGGATCCAGAACATCACCGGCAACATCCTCACCCCGGCCGAGGGCAAACAGCTCTTCGTGTTCACCTCGATGCTGATGTTCCTCCTCCGCTTCTGCGCCGACTTCATCGAGAAGAAGATCGGCCTCTCGCCGGTCGGTCTCCTCCTGACCTGCGCCCTCCTCGCCTGCGTCGGTCTCAACCTCGCCGCCGGCATCGCCACCTTCGCCGGGGCCATCTTCGCCCTCACCATCTACGCCATCGGCAAGACCTTCTTCTGGCCGACCATGCTCGCCGTCGTCTCCGACCGCTTCCCCCGTACCGGTGCCATCGCCATCTCCATCATGGGCGGCATCGGCATGATGTCCGCCGGCCTCATCGGCTCCCCCGGCCTCGGCTACGCCAAGGACCGCTTCGCCGGCGCAACCCTCGAACAGGCGAACCCTGCCCTCCATGCCGAGTACCAGGCCGCCCAACCCAGCAAGTTCCTCTTCTTCGCCGAAGCCCACGGCCTCGACGGTCGGAAACTGGGCGAAGTGCAGTCCAAACTCGCCATCGCCCGCACCGAACTCCTCGCGCAGGGCATCCGCGACCCCGAGCAGGCCCTCGCCCGCCTGACCCCGGACGAGCGCACGGTCATCGCAGCCTCCATCACCGGCGACCGCCAGACGTTGCGCGCCGATTCCGTCATCCCCGCCATCATGGCCGCCATCTATCTCGGCCTGCTCCTCTACTTCAAGGGCATCGGCGGCTATCGCCCGGTCCACCTCGAAGGCACCGACGCCGCCAAGGTGTCGCACTGA
- a CDS encoding Gfo/Idh/MocA family oxidoreductase yields the protein MSQQKVNIAIVGLGFGAEFIPIYQRHPNARMAAICQRSKSKLDAIGDAFGVEKRYADYRELLKDPDIDAVHINSPIPDHGWMSIEALQAGKHVACTVPMATSIDDCRKIVQLQKKTGLHYMMMETVVYAREFLYMKELYDKGTLGKIQFLQASHQQDMDGWPNYWPGLPPMWYATHCVGPVCGLLRLDAEYVSCFGSGTIRKELIGHYDSPFAVETTHIKFRDSDLSARIYRSLFDVARQYRESIDVYGSKASVEWPLIEHEPLVLHRAKLPEPKIPKLVRAPDYAKRLPKGIRPFTTKGVYDLGKKTHLSFTQGAGHGGSHPHLAHEFLSAVLENRDPFPNARQSANWTCVGLCAHQSALKGGAIVKLPPFTL from the coding sequence ATGAGCCAGCAGAAGGTCAACATCGCGATCGTCGGTCTCGGCTTCGGTGCCGAGTTCATCCCCATCTACCAACGCCACCCCAACGCCCGCATGGCCGCCATCTGCCAGCGGTCCAAGTCCAAGCTCGACGCCATCGGCGACGCCTTCGGGGTGGAGAAGCGATACGCGGACTACCGGGAACTGCTCAAGGACCCCGACATCGACGCGGTCCACATCAACTCGCCGATCCCCGATCACGGCTGGATGTCCATCGAGGCCCTGCAGGCCGGCAAGCACGTCGCCTGCACCGTCCCCATGGCCACCTCCATCGACGACTGCCGCAAGATCGTCCAGCTCCAGAAAAAGACCGGCCTCCACTACATGATGATGGAGACCGTGGTCTATGCCCGCGAGTTCCTCTACATGAAGGAACTCTACGACAAGGGCACCCTCGGCAAGATCCAGTTCCTCCAGGCCAGCCATCAGCAGGACATGGACGGCTGGCCCAACTACTGGCCCGGCCTCCCGCCCATGTGGTACGCCACCCATTGCGTCGGCCCGGTCTGCGGCCTGCTCCGCCTCGATGCCGAATACGTGAGCTGCTTCGGCTCGGGCACCATCCGCAAGGAACTCATCGGCCACTACGACTCCCCCTTCGCCGTCGAGACCACCCACATCAAATTCCGCGACAGCGACCTCTCCGCCCGCATCTACCGCTCCCTGTTCGATGTCGCCCGCCAGTACCGCGAGAGCATCGACGTGTACGGCTCCAAGGCCTCCGTCGAATGGCCCCTGATCGAACACGAGCCCCTCGTGCTGCACCGCGCCAAGCTCCCCGAACCCAAGATCCCCAAGCTGGTCCGCGCCCCCGACTACGCGAAGCGGCTCCCGAAGGGCATCCGCCCCTTCACCACCAAGGGCGTGTACGACCTCGGCAAGAAGACTCATCTCAGCTTCACCCAGGGCGCCGGCCACGGCGGAAGTCATCCGCACCTCGCCCACGAATTCCTCTCGGCGGTCCTCGAAAACCGCGATCCCTTCCCCAACGCCCGCCAGTCCGCCAACTGGACCTGCGTCGGGCTCTGCGCCCACCAGTCCGCCCTCAAGGGCGGCGCCATCGTGAAGCTGCCGCCTTTCACCCTCTAA
- a CDS encoding polyprenol monophosphomannose synthase, with the protein MTPSALVVTPTYNERENLGELVRRFLALPEPIELLVVDDNSPDGTGALADELSARHPRVHVLHRAEKDGLGRAYLAGFRWALERGYPFVLEMDADLSHNPDDIPRLLEAGAASDLVLGSRYRDGIRVINWPLHRLMLSLGAALYVRIITGMPFTDPTGGFKCFRRETLPALDLDAVQSNGYSFQIELTHRAWRRGLRVTEVPIIFTDRFQGNSKITGRIVREALTMVWRLWAQHGFRRSPRHTGSPR; encoded by the coding sequence ATGACCCCGAGCGCACTCGTCGTCACCCCCACCTACAACGAGCGCGAAAACCTCGGGGAACTCGTTCGCCGCTTCCTCGCCCTTCCCGAACCCATCGAACTGCTGGTCGTCGATGACAACTCGCCCGACGGCACCGGAGCCCTCGCCGACGAATTGTCCGCCCGGCATCCGCGGGTTCATGTCCTGCACCGTGCCGAAAAGGATGGACTCGGTCGCGCCTATCTCGCCGGCTTTCGCTGGGCCCTCGAACGCGGCTACCCGTTCGTTCTCGAAATGGATGCCGACCTTTCCCACAACCCGGATGACATCCCGCGACTCCTCGAGGCCGGCGCCGCCTCCGACCTCGTCCTGGGTTCGCGTTATCGGGACGGAATCCGGGTGATCAACTGGCCCCTCCACCGCCTCATGCTCAGCCTGGGAGCCGCCCTCTACGTGCGGATCATCACCGGCATGCCCTTCACCGACCCCACCGGCGGCTTCAAGTGCTTCCGGCGCGAAACCCTCCCCGCACTCGACCTCGATGCCGTCCAGTCGAACGGCTACAGCTTTCAGATTGAACTCACTCACCGGGCCTGGCGCCGTGGCCTTCGTGTCACCGAAGTGCCGATCATCTTCACCGACCGGTTTCAGGGGAACTCGAAGATCACCGGGCGCATCGTCCGCGAAGCACTGACCATGGTCTGGCGGTTGTGGGCCCAGCACGGCTTCCGCCGATCTCCCCGCCATACCGGCTCGCCCCGTTGA
- the atpC gene encoding ATP synthase F1 subunit epsilon, which produces MPATLKLEIVTPEARIYSEDVEMVTLPAVEGEMGVFPMHVPLLTQVAAGEVVALKDGRDHHLAIGDGFVQITGDRVAIMTDMAIQADAIDETQAEEARKRAEARLQEKLSDDDVAAAKAALANSLAQLKVKRRGRAS; this is translated from the coding sequence ATGCCCGCCACCCTCAAACTCGAAATCGTCACCCCGGAGGCCCGGATCTATTCCGAGGATGTCGAGATGGTGACCCTCCCCGCGGTCGAGGGCGAAATGGGGGTCTTCCCCATGCACGTCCCCCTCCTCACCCAGGTCGCCGCTGGGGAGGTCGTTGCCCTCAAGGACGGTCGGGATCACCACCTCGCCATCGGAGACGGCTTCGTCCAGATCACCGGCGACCGCGTCGCCATCATGACCGACATGGCGATCCAGGCGGATGCCATCGACGAAACCCAGGCCGAGGAGGCCCGCAAACGGGCCGAAGCCCGGCTCCAGGAAAAACTCAGCGACGACGACGTCGCCGCCGCCAAGGCCGCCCTCGCCAATTCCCTCGCCCAGTTGAAGGTCAAGCGCCGCGGTCGCGCTTCCTGA
- the atpD gene encoding F0F1 ATP synthase subunit beta produces MNQGKIVQIIGPVVDVEFPDQLPAIYNALVVEYELPLVGPTRLTLEVQQHLGDHWVRAVAMSTTDGLRRGMAITDTGVPISMPVGDGVMGRVLNVTGEPVDERGPVVSEKRYPIHRAAPALADQNPSPQILTTGIKVIDLICPFLKGGKVGAFGGAGVGKTVVIMELINNIAKLHGGVSVFAGVGERTREGNDLYQEMSEAGVIKQQKLEESKIALVYGQMNEPPGARLRVALSGLAITEYFRDEKNQDVLLFIDNIFRFSQAGSEVSALLGRTPSAVGYQPTLAAEMGDLQERITSTKKGSITSFQAVYVPADDLTDPAPATTFAHLDATIVLERSIAELGIYPAVDPLASTSRALAADIVGKEHYEVARGVQRVLQRYKDLQDIIAILGMDELSPDDKLTVFRARKIQRFLSQPFSVAEVFTGRPGKQVPVADTVRAFKEILEGKHDDVPEANFYMKGGIEEIHEV; encoded by the coding sequence ATGAACCAAGGCAAAATCGTTCAGATCATCGGCCCCGTCGTGGACGTCGAGTTCCCCGATCAACTCCCCGCCATCTACAACGCACTGGTGGTGGAGTACGAACTCCCCCTCGTCGGGCCCACCCGCCTCACCCTCGAGGTCCAGCAACACCTCGGGGACCACTGGGTCCGTGCCGTCGCCATGTCCACCACCGACGGCCTCCGCCGCGGCATGGCCATCACCGATACCGGCGTCCCCATCTCCATGCCCGTCGGCGACGGCGTCATGGGTCGCGTCCTCAATGTCACCGGCGAACCCGTGGACGAACGCGGCCCGGTGGTCTCCGAAAAGCGCTACCCCATCCATCGCGCCGCCCCGGCCCTCGCCGACCAGAACCCCTCCCCACAGATCCTCACCACCGGGATCAAGGTCATCGACCTCATCTGCCCCTTCCTCAAAGGCGGCAAGGTCGGCGCCTTCGGCGGCGCCGGCGTCGGTAAAACGGTCGTCATCATGGAGCTCATCAACAACATCGCCAAACTCCACGGCGGTGTCTCCGTCTTCGCCGGGGTCGGTGAACGCACCCGCGAGGGCAACGACCTCTACCAGGAAATGTCCGAGGCCGGCGTCATCAAGCAGCAGAAACTCGAGGAGTCCAAAATCGCCCTCGTGTACGGCCAGATGAACGAGCCACCCGGCGCCCGCCTCCGCGTCGCCCTCTCCGGCCTCGCCATCACGGAGTACTTCCGTGACGAGAAGAACCAGGACGTGTTGCTCTTCATCGACAACATCTTCCGGTTCTCGCAGGCCGGCTCGGAGGTGTCCGCCCTCCTCGGGCGCACGCCTTCCGCGGTCGGTTACCAGCCGACCCTCGCCGCCGAAATGGGCGACCTCCAGGAACGCATCACCTCCACCAAGAAGGGGTCCATCACCTCCTTCCAGGCGGTGTACGTCCCCGCCGACGATCTCACCGATCCCGCCCCCGCCACGACCTTCGCGCATCTCGACGCGACCATCGTGCTCGAACGTTCCATCGCCGAGCTGGGCATCTATCCCGCCGTCGATCCCCTCGCCTCCACCAGCCGTGCCCTCGCCGCCGATATCGTCGGCAAGGAACACTACGAGGTCGCCCGCGGCGTCCAGCGCGTGCTCCAGCGCTACAAGGACCTCCAGGACATCATCGCCATTCTCGGCATGGACGAACTGTCCCCGGACGACAAGCTCACCGTCTTCCGTGCCCGCAAAATCCAGCGCTTCCTCAGCCAGCCCTTCTCGGTGGCCGAGGTGTTCACCGGGCGCCCGGGCAAGCAGGTCCCCGTCGCCGATACCGTCCGCGCCTTCAAGGAAATCCTCGAGGGCAAGCACGACGACGTTCCCGAGGCCAACTTCTACATGAAGGGCGGCATCGAGGAGATCCACGAGGTCTAG
- the atpG gene encoding ATP synthase F1 subunit gamma has protein sequence MPSTRDIRRRIKSVKNTAQITKAMQMVASAKMRKAQQAALSGRPYAGLMDEVLASVAAHAGDFSHPLLGVREGEGGNASRENGSLPAGRRAIIVISTDKGLCGSLNSNLLREAGRFEPASTIYITAGRKASQFVARTRRTLAAEFAYRDSPAFSEARSLSKFAQELFLKGEVDRVDVLYTQFINVMTQRPDLHPFLPIGEVKRAGTAFGGQTGGDTLQGPSFEYLFEPNPADVFGALLPHYLNFQMYHFLLEAKASEHSARMVAMKSATDNARQLIKDLTLEYNKMRQASITNELLEISSAAMALS, from the coding sequence ATGCCCAGCACGCGCGATATCCGGCGCCGGATCAAGTCGGTCAAGAACACGGCGCAAATCACCAAGGCCATGCAAATGGTGGCCTCGGCGAAAATGCGCAAGGCCCAGCAGGCCGCCCTCTCCGGCCGCCCCTATGCGGGCCTGATGGACGAGGTCCTTGCCTCGGTCGCCGCTCATGCCGGTGACTTTTCCCATCCCCTGCTGGGGGTCCGTGAAGGCGAGGGCGGGAACGCCTCGCGCGAGAACGGTTCGCTTCCGGCAGGCCGGCGCGCCATCATCGTCATCAGCACCGACAAGGGCCTCTGCGGCTCCCTGAACTCCAATCTCCTCCGCGAAGCCGGACGCTTCGAACCGGCCTCGACGATTTACATCACCGCCGGTCGCAAGGCGTCCCAGTTCGTCGCCCGTACCCGCCGAACCCTCGCCGCCGAATTCGCCTACCGCGATTCCCCCGCCTTCTCCGAAGCCCGCAGCCTCTCCAAGTTCGCCCAGGAACTCTTCCTCAAGGGCGAGGTCGACCGCGTGGATGTCCTCTATACCCAGTTCATCAACGTCATGACCCAGCGCCCCGATCTGCACCCCTTCCTCCCCATCGGGGAAGTGAAACGTGCCGGAACCGCGTTCGGAGGTCAGACCGGCGGCGACACCCTCCAGGGCCCGTCCTTCGAGTATCTCTTCGAACCCAACCCCGCCGATGTCTTCGGCGCCCTCCTGCCCCATTACCTCAATTTCCAGATGTACCACTTCCTCCTCGAGGCCAAGGCCAGCGAGCACAGCGCCCGCATGGTCGCCATGAAGAGCGCCACCGACAACGCAAGGCAGCTCATCAAGGACCTCACCCTCGAATACAACAAGATGCGCCAGGCCAGCATCACCAATGAGCTGCTCGAAATCTCCAGTGCCGCCATGGCCCTGAGCTGA